One segment of Acropora muricata isolate sample 2 chromosome 8, ASM3666990v1, whole genome shotgun sequence DNA contains the following:
- the LOC136927042 gene encoding uncharacterized protein yields MSSEGGFGRSNNHNDGGRPSKFLYSGKNIKSNPWNSNEDGLGNDRDHCLKPKNTFMKTKDFHNSPGSQLDDVWSIRKNVQVSQAGKKGTVLNGSKSTSSYYSRHGGLSGGEIESSLLPKGHNNSFSGSNDDHKSWSIARSSNFSYSNKGKFSPGNGDALTKNQPDDILDSGCYPKVGENDMVHKKNLLNSKLRMAGAPQIANREMSARTRRAKKMHDAHLRSMGLGQFTPSSNASQNPPETEQDNDNYYDDF; encoded by the exons ATGTCCTCTGAAGGAGGATTTGGGCGATCAAACAACCACAATGATG gcGGCCGACCAAGCAAATTTTTGTACTCAGGGAAAAACATTAAGAGTAATCCATGGAACAGCAACGAAGACGGCCTGGGAAATGACCGAGACCATTGCTTAAAACCTAAAAATACGTTCATGAAAACGAAAGATTTTCATAATTCGCCAG GTTCCCAACTGGATGATGTCTGGAGTATACGCAAAAATGTTCAAGTTAGCCAAGCTGGCAAGAAAGGAACGGTACTAAACGGGAGCAAATCGACTTCTTCATATTATTCAAGGCACGGAGGATTAAGTG GAGGTGAAATAGAGAGTTCTCTATTACCCAAAGGAcataacaatagcttttcagGTTCAAATGATG ACCACAAATCATGGAGTATAGCTCGAAGCTCCAACTTCTCATATTCTAATAAAGGGAAATTTAGTCCAGGAAATGGGGATGCTCTGACTAAAAATCAACCAGATGACATTTTAGACTCTGGATGTTACCCTAAAGTGGGTGAAAATGATATGGTGCACAAGAAAAACCTTTTAAATAGCAAGTTGAGGATGGCTGGAG CACCTCAGATCGCTAATAGAGAAATGTCAGCAAGGACAAGGCGTGCCAAAAAGATGCACGATGCACATCTACGATCAATGGGCTTGGGTCAGTTTACACCAAGCAGTAATGCGTCACAGAATCCACCAGAAACAGAACAAGACAATGATAACTATTATGATGACTTCTAA
- the LOC136927054 gene encoding SH3 domain-containing kinase-binding protein 1-like isoform X2 translates to MSRTARVTFNYVAEQDDELSLETGDIIKNITDVDDGWCQGELNGKIGVFPNNFVEEVVTTTADVPATDSVAGKKAKVTFEYDSQDQDELTLKVGDIIDIIGEEETGWWRGQLANKTGVFPSNFVEIITDNNAKEPKDAPVEVTKKLQVEDSTPSEKKTVKNEYGDGLIDEEEPGIKRSSSIGAAAKKLPGGGMGFGNLINQNILAGKKLKKVHQDDRKETKSKTEEASAPTSEPPSKSSFGKTKAPMSAKARPAPPVPVTSPVKKTTERAKVTFPYEPENADELRLVEGEIVTILNKETTEGSGWWEGEVNGKAGMFPSNFVMLLTSEDEAKSSAPGKMNDTGLPLEDENVKSPNGTSEQLTSPGRPDMKAPARITTEQPASKNPFPPPPTKADTERNTEAPRPTPAKKPQKPNLPPKKPLPKSKKPDVTAKKAEMKMDHSDKVPAIKKGTVNDDAKSEGKSIPDIKAENTDEAPSSFEEPPQAETLNHLTANRAKHLQKRPPSKEGRLSNAYRHSGDLEEELAEAIKEPPSRPKEPPAEPAWKREVREAKEKRQAMDEKAPGSAVTSKSDAMEKRKSWKSDEVDSRPPLVQRVEPFATGTPGEVDKLRKEVSELRELLSKMEKKHDDMIKKLREEFLREIESLTSDLDEERKKNAAEHAAHKVELDRLKRRQSRFSETQ, encoded by the exons ATGA GTAGAACAGCTCGCGTCACCTTTAACTACGTCGCAGAGCAAGACGACGAGCTCAGTTTGGAAACTGGAGACATCATCAAAAATATAACAGATGTGGATGATGGATGGTGCCAAGGAGAACTAAATGGAAAGATAGGAGTGTTTCCAAACAACTTTGTGGAGGAAGTGGTTACTACTACTGCAGATGTTCCTGCCACAGACTCTG TTGCAGGAAAGAAAGCCAAAGTGACATTTGAATATGATTCCCAAGATCAAGATGAACTTACTTTGAAAGTGGGCGACATCATTGATATTATTGGGGAGGAAGAGACTGGTTGGTGGAGAGGCCAACTAGCTAACAAGACAGGAGTCTTCCCTTCAAACTTTGTTGAAATCATCACTGACAACAATGCTAAAGAACCTAAAGATGCACCAGTGGAAGTCACTAAGAAGCTTCAAG TTGAGGATTCAACTCCTTCTGAGAAGAAAACAGTAAAGAATGAGTATGGTGATGGTTTAATTGATGAAGAGGAACCTGGAATTAAACGAAGCTCTAGCATTGGGGCAGCAGCGAAGAAGCTACCGGGCGGTGGAATGGGCTTTGGTAATCTAATTAATCAAAATATCTTGGCGGGgaaaaaattgaagaaagtTCATCAAGATGAcaggaaagaaaccaaaagcaAAACAGAAGAGGCATCAGCACCAACTAGTGAACCACCAAGCAAGTCATCCTTTGGCAAGACTAAAGCACCCATG AGTGCAAAAGCAAGACCAGCGCCACCTGTTCCTGTGACCTCCCCAG tcaaaaaaacaactgaacgAGCCAAAGTTACTTTTCCTTATGAACCTGAAAATGCTGATGAGCTTCGTTTGGTTGAGGGAGAGATTGTCACCATACTCAACAAAGAGACTACTGAGGGTTCTGGCTGGTGGGAAGGTGAAGTCAACGGCAAGGCCGGCATGTTTCCTAGCAACTTTGTCATGCTGCTCACTTCTGAGGATGAGGCTAAG AGTTCCGCTCCCGGAAAGATGAACGACACAGGGCTGCCTCTGGAGGATGAAAATGTAAAGTCACCAA ATGGAACTTCAGAGCAGTTGACCTCTCCTGGGCGGCCAGATATGAAAGCGCCGGCGCGTATAACAACGGAGCAACCAGCATCGAAGAATCCTTTTCCTCCACCGCCAACTAAAGCTGATACAGAGCGCAACACCGAAGCCCCGCGGCCGACGCCAGCAAAGAAGCCACAGAAACCCAATCTTCCGCCCAAGAAACCACTACCAAAGAGCAAAAAGCCTGATGTGACAGCAAAGAAAGCGGAAATGAAGATGGATCATTCAGACAAAGTTCCAGCCATCAAGAAGGGTACGGTGAATGATGATGCGAAGAGTGAAGGAAAAAGTATACCAGATATAAAGGCCGAAAATACGGATGAAG CTCCCAGTTCTTTTGAGGAGCCCCCGCAGGCTGAAACGTTGAACCACTTAACGGCAAACAGAGCTAAACATCTTCAAAAGAGACCTCCCTCTAAG GAAGGGCGCTTGAGTAATGCCTACCGTCACAGTGGGGACTTGGAGGAGGAGCTTGCT GAGGCGATTAAGGAGCCACCAAGCCGCCCAAAAGAACCGCCAGCGGAACCCGCTTGGAAAAGAGAAGTGCGCGAAGCCAAGGAGAAGAGGCAAGCTATGGATGAAAAG GCACCTGGTTCTGCTGTGACTTCAAAGAGTGATGCAATGGAAAAACGCAAGTCGTGGAAAAGCGATGAAGTTGATTCCCGGCCACCGCTTGTGCAGAGAGTTGAACCTTTTGCCACAGGGACACCAGGTGAGGTGGACAAGTTGAGGAAAGAGGTGTCTGAGCTGCGAGAATTATTGAGCAAAATGGAGAAGAAGCACGACGATATGATAAAGAAACTACGAGAGGAATTTTTGCGCGAAATCGAGTCTCTCACAAGTGACTTAGACGAAGAACGGAAGAAAAACGCCGCAGAACATGCCGCGCATAAAGTGGAATTAGACAGATTAAAAAGACGACAATCTCGGTTTAGCGAGACGCAGTga
- the LOC136927054 gene encoding SH3 domain-containing kinase-binding protein 1-like isoform X1 produces MSRTARVTFNYVAEQDDELSLETGDIIKNITDVDDGWCQGELNGKIGVFPNNFVEEVVTTTADVPATDSVAGKKAKVTFEYDSQDQDELTLKVGDIIDIIGEEETGWWRGQLANKTGVFPSNFVEIITDNNAKEPKDAPVEVTKKLQVEDSTPSEKKTVKNEYGDGLIDEEEPGIKRSSSIGAAAKKLPGGGMGFGNLINQNILAGKKLKKVHQDDRKETKSKTEEASAPTSEPPSKSSFGKTKAPMSAKARPAPPVPVTSPVKKTTERAKVTFPYEPENADELRLVEGEIVTILNKETTEGSGWWEGEVNGKAGMFPSNFVMLLTSEDEAKSSAPGKMNDTGLPLEDENVKSPSADGTSEQLTSPGRPDMKAPARITTEQPASKNPFPPPPTKADTERNTEAPRPTPAKKPQKPNLPPKKPLPKSKKPDVTAKKAEMKMDHSDKVPAIKKGTVNDDAKSEGKSIPDIKAENTDEAPSSFEEPPQAETLNHLTANRAKHLQKRPPSKEGRLSNAYRHSGDLEEELAEAIKEPPSRPKEPPAEPAWKREVREAKEKRQAMDEKAPGSAVTSKSDAMEKRKSWKSDEVDSRPPLVQRVEPFATGTPGEVDKLRKEVSELRELLSKMEKKHDDMIKKLREEFLREIESLTSDLDEERKKNAAEHAAHKVELDRLKRRQSRFSETQ; encoded by the exons ATGA GTAGAACAGCTCGCGTCACCTTTAACTACGTCGCAGAGCAAGACGACGAGCTCAGTTTGGAAACTGGAGACATCATCAAAAATATAACAGATGTGGATGATGGATGGTGCCAAGGAGAACTAAATGGAAAGATAGGAGTGTTTCCAAACAACTTTGTGGAGGAAGTGGTTACTACTACTGCAGATGTTCCTGCCACAGACTCTG TTGCAGGAAAGAAAGCCAAAGTGACATTTGAATATGATTCCCAAGATCAAGATGAACTTACTTTGAAAGTGGGCGACATCATTGATATTATTGGGGAGGAAGAGACTGGTTGGTGGAGAGGCCAACTAGCTAACAAGACAGGAGTCTTCCCTTCAAACTTTGTTGAAATCATCACTGACAACAATGCTAAAGAACCTAAAGATGCACCAGTGGAAGTCACTAAGAAGCTTCAAG TTGAGGATTCAACTCCTTCTGAGAAGAAAACAGTAAAGAATGAGTATGGTGATGGTTTAATTGATGAAGAGGAACCTGGAATTAAACGAAGCTCTAGCATTGGGGCAGCAGCGAAGAAGCTACCGGGCGGTGGAATGGGCTTTGGTAATCTAATTAATCAAAATATCTTGGCGGGgaaaaaattgaagaaagtTCATCAAGATGAcaggaaagaaaccaaaagcaAAACAGAAGAGGCATCAGCACCAACTAGTGAACCACCAAGCAAGTCATCCTTTGGCAAGACTAAAGCACCCATG AGTGCAAAAGCAAGACCAGCGCCACCTGTTCCTGTGACCTCCCCAG tcaaaaaaacaactgaacgAGCCAAAGTTACTTTTCCTTATGAACCTGAAAATGCTGATGAGCTTCGTTTGGTTGAGGGAGAGATTGTCACCATACTCAACAAAGAGACTACTGAGGGTTCTGGCTGGTGGGAAGGTGAAGTCAACGGCAAGGCCGGCATGTTTCCTAGCAACTTTGTCATGCTGCTCACTTCTGAGGATGAGGCTAAG AGTTCCGCTCCCGGAAAGATGAACGACACAGGGCTGCCTCTGGAGGATGAAAATGTAAAGTCACCAA GTGCAGATGGAACTTCAGAGCAGTTGACCTCTCCTGGGCGGCCAGATATGAAAGCGCCGGCGCGTATAACAACGGAGCAACCAGCATCGAAGAATCCTTTTCCTCCACCGCCAACTAAAGCTGATACAGAGCGCAACACCGAAGCCCCGCGGCCGACGCCAGCAAAGAAGCCACAGAAACCCAATCTTCCGCCCAAGAAACCACTACCAAAGAGCAAAAAGCCTGATGTGACAGCAAAGAAAGCGGAAATGAAGATGGATCATTCAGACAAAGTTCCAGCCATCAAGAAGGGTACGGTGAATGATGATGCGAAGAGTGAAGGAAAAAGTATACCAGATATAAAGGCCGAAAATACGGATGAAG CTCCCAGTTCTTTTGAGGAGCCCCCGCAGGCTGAAACGTTGAACCACTTAACGGCAAACAGAGCTAAACATCTTCAAAAGAGACCTCCCTCTAAG GAAGGGCGCTTGAGTAATGCCTACCGTCACAGTGGGGACTTGGAGGAGGAGCTTGCT GAGGCGATTAAGGAGCCACCAAGCCGCCCAAAAGAACCGCCAGCGGAACCCGCTTGGAAAAGAGAAGTGCGCGAAGCCAAGGAGAAGAGGCAAGCTATGGATGAAAAG GCACCTGGTTCTGCTGTGACTTCAAAGAGTGATGCAATGGAAAAACGCAAGTCGTGGAAAAGCGATGAAGTTGATTCCCGGCCACCGCTTGTGCAGAGAGTTGAACCTTTTGCCACAGGGACACCAGGTGAGGTGGACAAGTTGAGGAAAGAGGTGTCTGAGCTGCGAGAATTATTGAGCAAAATGGAGAAGAAGCACGACGATATGATAAAGAAACTACGAGAGGAATTTTTGCGCGAAATCGAGTCTCTCACAAGTGACTTAGACGAAGAACGGAAGAAAAACGCCGCAGAACATGCCGCGCATAAAGTGGAATTAGACAGATTAAAAAGACGACAATCTCGGTTTAGCGAGACGCAGTga